In Toxoplasma gondii ME49 chromosome VIII, whole genome shotgun sequence, a single genomic region encodes these proteins:
- a CDS encoding hypothetical protein (encoded by transcript TGME49_232060): protein MWAGSGVAFLCHVEKSALQELESETASSPDVKRQHELPRTPDRGEKATEQAEDKFVTGASFFAFDRPLAAVGRLFGSAPATRDFSVVQIGNSVQSIHGLLLGGGSVFGLDAVGGLVEFQRKRGIGVSTIAGPIPVCPALGIFDVPALAPDSSFPASSACALPQFVKSEDVATACAEAERRRVAGPASAPESDSGDRRRERGGEKERSVPPAVAPLRVRCRFHSSGSVSTVVAASAPSEQASPASAGTSREEIDPVPVLSTLPEETVSWIGSVGVGVGATCARVGECAGFAPRKGGWGEASRYRAWRGELARDKATGTGNDETLKVQAFVVVNSYGDVVATGKDSENAVVAGPLKNGVTFAASELLQKADHTFLPLSLQPQATTLVAVFTNLDLSRDALWRVAAMAGAGMARAIHPVFSPVDGDAVIAVSTGELTHGDTDPTLSEIIVGTMAAECVAEAIQRAAAVANKL, encoded by the exons ATGTGGGCGGGCAGCGGCGTGGCATTTTTGTGCCACGTGGAAAAATCTGCTTTGCAGGAGTTGGAGAGCGAAACTGCTTCGTCCCCTGACGTGAAGCGACAACACGAACTGCCCCGGACCCCAGACCGTGGAGAAAAAGCCACAGAACAAGCTGAGGATAAATTCGTCACTGGCGCctccttctttgccttcgACCGCCCCCTCGCAGCCGTCGGCCGCCTTTTCGGCTCTGCGCCGGCAACGCGAGACTTCTCAGTAGTTCAAATAG GTAACTCTGTCCAGAGCATCCACGGCCTTCTCCTCGGTGGCGGCAGCGTCTTCGGCCTAGACGC agttgGAGGTCTCGTTGAATTCCAGCGCAAGCGTGGCATCGGCGTCTCGACGA TTGCAGGGCCCATTCCCGTCTGTCCAGCGCTTGGCATTTTTGACGTCCCCGCTCTCGCACCTGattcctcgtttcctgccAGCTCTGCATGTGCGCTTCCCCAATTCGTCAAATCCGAGGACGtcgccactgcatgcgctgaagCGGAGCGCCGACGGGTGGCTGGACCGGCATCGGCTCCCGAGAGCGACTCCGGGGACAGACGACGCGAAAGGgggggggagaaggaaaggtcTGTCCCCCCGGCGGTCGCGCCTCTTCGAGTTCGTTGTCGGTTCCACTCCAGTGGGTCAGTCTCTACTGTCGTCGCTGCATCTGCGCCCTCCGAACAGGCCTCTCCGGCTTCTGCCGGCACTTCGCGTGAGGAGATAGATCCGgtccctgttctctctaCTTTACCGGAGGAGACCGTCTCCTGGATAGGATCTGTTGGGGTCGGAGTGGGAGCGACCTGCGCCCGAGTCGGCGAGTGCGCGGGGTTCGCGCCACGGAAAGGAGGCTGGGGCGAGGCCTCTCGGTACCGGGCCTGGCGGGGTGAGCTTgcgagagacaaagcgaCAGGGACCGGCAACGATGAAACGCTCAAAGTTCaggccttcgtcgtcgtcaaCAGTTACGGAGACGTCGTCGCTACAGGGAAGGACAGCGAGAACGCCGTTGTCGCAGGTCCCCTCAAAAACGGCGTCACATTCGCAGCCTCTGAGCTCCTTCAAAAAGCAG ACCATACCTTCCTACCTCTGAGCCTCCAGCCACAAGCGACAACTCTGGTCGCCGTCTTCACCAACTTGGA CTTGAGTCGTGACGCCCTCTGGCGTGTAGCTGCGATGGCGGGTGCTGGCATGGCTCGGGCAATTCACCCTGTCTTCTCCCCCGTTGACGGGGACGCTGTCATCGCCGTCTCCACTGGAGAGCTTACTCATGGCGACACCGAC CCGACGCTTTCGGAGATCATCGTAGGAACCATGGCTGCAGAATGCGTG GCTGAAGCTATCCAACGAGCCGCGGCAGTCGCAAACAAACTGTGA